The following proteins are co-located in the Camelina sativa cultivar DH55 chromosome 12, Cs, whole genome shotgun sequence genome:
- the LOC104729970 gene encoding vacuolar-processing enzyme gamma-isozyme: MTRLSVGVPLLLLFLALIAVSAARNRPDDIIKLPSQASRFFRPAQDNDDDSNAGTRWAVLVAGSSGYDNYRHQADVCHAYQLLRKGGLKDENIVVFMYDDIAYHHANPRPGTLINSPHGKDVYQGVPKDYTGDDVNVDNLFAVILGDKTAVKGGSGKVVDSGPNDHIFIFYTDHGGPGILGMPTYPYLYANDLNDVLKKKHALGTYKSLVFYLEACESGSIFEGLLPEGLNIYATTASNAEESSWGTYCPGDEPSPPPEYDTCLGDLYSVAWMEDSGVHNLQTETLQQQYELVKRRTAPTEYSYGSHVMQYGDVGLNKDLLDLYMGTNPANENFTFVDTNSLKPPSRVTNQRDADLVHFWEKYRKAPEGSARKTEAQKQLLEVMSHRLHVDNSVMLVGKILFGISDGPIVLNKVRSAGKPLVDDWSCLKNMVRAFERHCGSLSQYGMKHMRSFANICNAGIQMEQMEEAASQACTTIPPGPWSSLRRGFSA, from the exons ATGACACGTCTCTCCGTCGGcgttcctcttctccttctcttccttgcGCTGATCGCCGTCTCCGCCGCAAGAAACAGACCTGACGATATTATCAAACTCCCCTCGCAAGCTTCTCGGTTCTTCCGTCCTGCTCAAGACAACGACGATGATTCTAACGCCGGTACTAGGTGGGCTGTTTTAGTCGCCGGATCGAGCGGATATGATAATTACAGACATCAA GCTGATGTATGCCATGCTTATCAACTTCTGAGGAAAGGTGGGTTGAAAGATGAGAATATTGTGGTATTCATGTATGATGATATTGCATACCATCACGCGAATCCAAGGCCTGGAACCCTTATCAACAGCCCTCATGGCAAAGATGTTTATCAAGGAGTTCCCAAG GATTACACTGGAGATGATGTTAATGTTGATAATTTATTTGCTGTCATCCTTGGAGACAAAACTGCTGTCAAAGGTGGAAGTGGCAAAGTTGTGGATAGTGGTCCAAATGATCATATCTTTATATTCTACACTGACCATGGTGGTCCTGGAATTTTAG GCATGCCGACTTATCCTTACTTATATGCAAATGATCTCAACGATgttctgaagaagaaacatgcTTTAGGAACCTATAAAAGCTTG GTGTTTTATCTTGAAGCTTGTGAATCTGGAAGTATCTTTGAAGGGCTTCTTCCAGAGGGTTTGAACATCTATGCCACAACTGCATCAAACGCTGAAGAAAGCAGTTGGGGTACTTATTGCCCTGGAGATGAACCTAGTCCTCCACCCGAGTATGACACTTGTTTAGGTGACTTGTACAGTGTTGCTTGGATGGAAGATAG TGGTGTGCACAATTTACAAACTGAGACTCTGCAGCAGCAATATGAACTT GTGAAAAGGAGGACTGCACCTACTGAGTACTCTTATGGTTCTCATGTCATGCAATATGGCGATGTAGGACTTAACAAGGATCTGCTAGACCTTTATATGGGAACAAACCCTGCCAATGAAAATTTCACCTTTGTGGACACGAATTCACTGAAGCCGCCTTCAAGAGTTACAAATCAGCGTGATGCAGATCTTGTCCATTTTTGGGAAAAG TACCGAAAAGCACCAGAAGGTTCAGCTAGAAAAACAGAAGCTCAGAAGCAACTACTTGAAGTCATGTCTCACAGACTTCATGTTGACAATAGCGTGATGCTCGTTGGAAAAATCTTGTTTGGTATTTCGGATGGTCCTATAGTGCTAAACAAAGTACGTTCTGCTGGGAAACCGCTAGTTGATGACTGGAGCTGCCTCAAAAATATG GTGAGAGCTTTTGAGAGGCACTGTGGATCGCTGTCTCAGTACGGTATGAAGCACATGAGGTCTTTTGCAAACATCTGCAACGCAGGGATCCAAATGGAGCAAATGGAGGAGGCAGCTTCACAGGCTTGTACCACAATCCCACCTGGTCCTTGGAGCTCGCTTCGCCGCGGATTCAGTGCATAA
- the LOC109124547 gene encoding UPF0587 protein C1orf123 homolog — protein sequence MVNYVLKITADLDSLTNLQPSGGCDDPNFPYLFKLKCERCGEVTPKETCVTLNETFTPPGGRGTCHLVQKCKFCGREGNVTMIPGKGRPLTLEDSEAGEHVPLMVFDCRGYEPVDFGFGGYWKAEAESGTKYDEIDLSSGEEFTEYDEKGECPVMISNFRASFSVTTK from the exons ATGGTGAACTATGTGCTTAAAATCACGGCTGATCTCGACAGTCTCACTAATCTCCAGCCTTCCGGTGGCTGCGACGATCCCAACTTCCCTTACCTCTTCAAG TTGAAATGTGAAAGATGTGGAGAGGTGACTCCTAAAGAGACATGTGTGACTTTGAATGAGACATTTACTCCTCCGGGAGGGAGGGGTACTTGCCATCTTGTTCAGAAG TGTAAGTTCTGTGGAAGGGAAGGGAATGTGACAATGATTCCGGGCAAAGGTCGACCTTTAACTCTGGAAGATTCTGAGGCTGGAGAACATGTCCCTCTTATGGTGTTTGACTGTCGTGGCTATGAACCTGTGGATTTCGGTTTTGGTGGATATTGGAAAGCTGAAGCT GAATCTGGGACCAAATATGATGAGATTGATTTGTCGAGTGGTGAGGAATTCACAGAGTATGATGAGAAGGGCGAGTGCCCCGTAATGATTTCGAACTTCCGTGCAAGCTTCAGCGTCACCACCAAGTAA
- the LOC104729972 gene encoding uncharacterized protein LOC104729972, translating into MITNSISMVRFFSLCFAFFILVSSNPKFVNSWDEAAIRFEPPTPSPSPEPSPSPESSPSPAPSPDDDDDVSTVSCVDDLGGVGSLDSTCKLVADLNLTRDLNITGKGNLHVLPGVRLVCRFPGCSITVSISGNFSLAENSSVIAGTFRLAADNADFGEGSAVDTTGLAGEPPPGTSGTPEGVEGAGGGYGGRGACCLSDTTTKIPEDVFGGDVYGWASLEKPEIYGSKGGSTSNEVDYGGGGGGTVAIEILGYISLNGCVLADGASGGVKGGGGSGGSIFVLAHKMAGNGRLSASGGDGYAGGGAGRVSVHIYSRHSDPKIFFHGGSSFGCPENAGAAGTLYDVISESLTIDNHNKTTFTDTLLLEFPNHRLFTNLYIRNRAKVAVPLRWSRVQVQGLISLSNGGELNFGLPRYASSEFELLAEELLISNSAIKVYGALRMTVKVFLMLKSRMFIDGGGVTILGTSMLEISNLLVLKDSSVIQSNGNLGVHGQGLLTLTGRGDTIEAQRLILSLFYSIQVGVGAVLRGPLQNASTGGLTPKLYCQRQDCPVELLHPPEDCNVNSSLPFTLQICRVEDITVEGLIKGSVIQFHLARTVIVRSSGTISAEGMGCKGGVGAGRFLRSGIGSGGGHGGKGGNGCYNHTCIEGGDSYGNSDLPCELGSGSGNEESTDSVAGGGIIVIGSLEHPLSSLSLEGSITTDGESPRKTLKGLSNSSLGPGGGSGGTVLLFLRTLEIGRSAILSSVGGNGSLKGGGGGSGGRIHFHWSDIPTGDVYHPVAIVKGRIYVSGGMGIIEDNVGGNGTLTGKACPEGLYGLFCEECPSGTYKNVTGSDKALCHLCPANELPHRAAYVTVRGGVAETPCPYKCISDRYHMPHCYTTLEELVYTFGGPWLFGVLLVVVLLLLALVFSVARMKFVSGDDLHGSAPTHHGSQIDHSFPFLESLNEVMETSRVEESQGHMHRIYFLGPNTFSEPWHLSHTPPEEIKEIVYEAAFNGFVDEVNAIAAYQWWEGAIYIMLSVLVYPLAWSWQQSRRRLKFQKLRDFVRSEYDHSCLRSCRSRALYEGLKVAATPDLMLGHLDFFLGGDEKRSDLPPPVHRRLPMPLIFGGDGSYMAYYSLQSDDILTSLLSQLVPPTTWYRFVAGLNAQLRLVQQGKLRSTFRSVLRWIETHGNPALKRHGVRVDLARFQALSSSSCQYGILVHTIVDDVPSARSSLDETEQQHPWGTQIENSSDDFRENLHSIQPLRSAINHVRHRECGEIIDIGSLQFLKEEKDVLSLISFLIHNTKPVGHQDLVGLVISVLLLGDLTLMLLTLLQLYSISLLDVFLAMFILPLSIIFTFPAGVSALFSHGPRRSAGRTRVYALWNVTSLVNVVVAFVCGYVHYHGSSSGKKIPYLQPWNISMDENEWWIFPVALFLCKVLQSQLVNWHVANLEIQDYSLYSDDSELFWQS; encoded by the exons ATGATTACGAATTCGATTTCAATGGTGagattcttctctctctgtttcgCCTTCTTCATTCTCGTTTCTTCAAATCCGAAATTTGTTAATTCGTGGGACGAGGCCGCGATTAGATTCGAACCGCCGACACCTTCTCCCTCGCCGGAGCCTTCACCGTCGCCGGAGTCTTCACCATCGCCGGCGCCTTCaccggatgatgatgatgatgtatccACGGTTTCATGTGTGGATGACCTAGGAGGTGTTGGCTCTTTAGATTCCACGTGTAAGCTCGTCGCTGATTTGAATCTCACGCGTGACCTAAACATCACCGGTAAAGGTAATCTCCACGTTTTGCCCGGCGTTAGATTGGTTTGTCGGTTTCCGGGATGTTCGATTACGGTTAGTATCTCTGGGAATTTCTCGTTGGCTGAGAATTCGTCGGTTATCGCCGGAACTTTTCGTCTCGCGGCGGATAACGCTGATTTTGGGGAAGGTTCGGCAGTGGATACCACTGGATTGGCTGGAGAACCTCCGCCTGGGACTAGCGGTACGCCGGAAGGTGTTGAAGGTGCCGGTGGTGGATACGGTGGGAGAGGTGCGTGTTGTTTGTCGGATACTACTACGAAGATTCCAGAAGATGTGTTTGGCGGTGATGTTTACGGTTGGGCGTCACTTGAGAAGCCGGAGATTTATGGTAGCAAAGGTGGTTCCACGAGTAATGAGGTTGATTACGGTGGAGGTGGCGGCGGAACGGTGGCGATTGAGATTTTAGGGTATATTAGTTTAAACGGCTGCGTTTTAGCTGATGGGGCCAGTGGTGGTGTTAAAGGTGGTGGTGGGTCCGGCGGCAGCATCTTCGTCTTGGCACATAAAAT GGCAGGAAATGGTCGTTTAAGTGCATCTGGAGGTGATGGTTATGCTGGTGGAGGTGCTGGACGGGTATCCGTTCATATATACAGCCGCCATTCTGACCCAAAAATCTTTTTCCATG GAGGTAGTAGTTTTGGTTGTCCAGAAAATGCTGGAGCTGCTGGAACTCTGTATGATGTTATTTCGGAGAGCTTAACTATCGACAACCACAATAAGACAACATTTACAGACACTCTTCTCCTGGAGTTCCCTAATCATCGCCTTTTCACCAATTTGTATATCCGAAATCGTGCAAAGGTTGCTGTTCCCTTGCGCTGGAGCCGTGTCCag GTTCAAGGACTGATAAGTTTGTCAAATGGTGGAGAGTTGAACTTTGGTCTTCCACGTTATGCTTCTTCTGAATTTGAATTACTTGCTGAAGAACTCTTGATTAGTAATTCTGCTATCAAG GTTTACGGGGCTTTACGGATGACAGTAAAGGTGTTTCTGATGTTGAAGTCAAGAATGTTTATAGATGGCGGTGGTGTGACAATATTGGGAACTTCAATGCTCGAAATTAGTAATCTGTTGGTGCTTAAG GATTCCTCCGTGATCCAATCCAATGGAAACCTCGGAGTACATGGGCAGGGTCTGTTGACTCTTACAGGCAGAGGAGATACAATTGAAGCACAGCGTCTGattttgtctctgttttatAGCATCcag GTTGGAGTCGGAGCGGTTTTGCGTGGTCCTTTGCAGAATGCATCAACTGGTGGCCT TACCCCAAAGCTTTACTGTCAACGCCAAGATTGCCCTGTTGAACTACTACACCCGCCGGAGGACTGCAATGTCAATTCATCCCTTCCATTCACTCTTCAG ATCTGCCGAGTTGAAGATATTACTGTTGAAGGTCTCATCAAAGGATCTGTAATCCAATTCCATCTGGCAAGAACGGTAATCGTTCGCTCTTCTGGAACAATATCCGCAGAAGGGATGG GCTGCAAAGGTGGAGTTGGGGCAGGTAGGTTTCTGAGAAGCGGTATTGGGAGTGGTGGTGGACATGGTGGTAAAGGCGGAAACGGGTGTTACAATCATACTTGCATCGAGGGTGGAGATTCTTATGGAAATTCAGACCTACCATGTGAACTTGGCAGTGGAAGTGGAAATGAAGAGTCAACAGATTCAGTTGCTGGTGGAGGAATCATTG TGATTGGTTCACTTGAGCACCCACTTTCAAGCCTGTCACTGGAAGGCTCGATAACAACTGATGGTGAAAGTCCCAGGAAGACGCTGAAAGGCCTAAGTAATTCAAGTCTAGGACCTGGTGGTGGTTCAGGTGGAACCGTACTTTTATTCTTGCGCACACTTGAGATAGGGAGGTCTGCGATTCTCTCTAGTGTTGGAGGAAATGGAAGCCTAAAGGGAGGTGGTGGGGGAAGTGGTGGAAGGATTCATTTTCACTGGTCAGACATTCCCACTGGTGATGTCTATCATCCCGTTGCCATAGTAAAGGGAAGAATTTATGTAAG TGGAGGGATGGGTATCATTGAAGATAACGTTGGAGGGAATGGAACTTTGACTGGCAAAGCTTGTCCAGAAGGGCTCTATGGTTTATTTTGCGAG GAATGTCCATCTGGCACTTATAAAAATGTTACTGGATCTGATAAAGCTCTTTGTCATCTTTGTCCGGCTAATGAGCTTCCCCATCGTGCTGCATATGTCACTGTTCGag GCGGTGTTGCAGAAACTCCTTGTCCATATAAATGCATTTCGGATAGATACCACATGCCACACTGTTATACTACGCTTGAAGAGCTTGTATACACATTTGGTGGTCCCTGGTTGTTTGGTGTTCTTTTAGTAGTTGTGCTCCTCCTACTTGCACTTGTTTTCAGTGTCGCCCGGATGAAATTTGTTAGTGGTGACGATTTACATGGGTCTGCCCCGACCCATCATGGCTCTCAGATTGATCACTCATTTCCATTCCTCGAGTCCTTGAACGAG GTGATGGAGACGAGCAGGGTGGAGGAATCACAGGGTCACATGCATAGGATCTATTTCTTAGGTCCTAATACGTTCAGTGAACCTTGGCATCTTTCTCATACACCCCCAGAGGAAATAAAAGAGATTGT GTACGAGGCTGCGTTTAATGGGTTTGTTGATGAGGTCAATGCTATAGCTGCATACCAGTGGTGGGAGGGTGCGATTTACATTATGCTTTCAGTTCTTGTCTATCCTCTTGCATGGTCATGGCAGCAATCACGCCGAAGGCTGAAATTTCAGAAACTCCGTGACTTTGTTCGATCAGAATATGACCATTCTTGTCTACGCTCTTGTCGTTCTAGAGCATTATATGAAGGGCTAAAG GTAGCTGCTACTCCTGATTTGATGTTAGGTCATCTAGATTTCTTCCTTGGTGGTGATGAAAAGAGAAGCGATCTTCCTCCTCCAGTTCATCGAAGACTTCCAATGCCTTTAATATTTGGAGGAGACGGAAGTTACATGGCCTATTACTCACTCCAAAGTGACGATATTCTGACCAGTCTTCTGAGCCAG TTGGTTCCACCAACCACTTGGTACCGCTTTGTTGCTGGTCTGAACGCTCAGCTGCGTCTAGTTCAGCAAGGGAAATTGAGGTCCACGTTTCGCTCTGTTCTGAGATGGATTGAAACTCATGGAAACCCTGCTTTGAAAAGACATGGTGTACGTGTCGACCTAGCTAGGTTTCAGGCATTGTCTTCGTCGTCTTGCCAGTATGGAATCCTTGTTCACACCATTGTAGATGACGTGCCATCAGCAAGAAGCAGTCTTGATGAAACAGAACAGCAGCATCCATG GGGGACACAAATTGAGAACTCCTCTGATGATTTTAGGGAAAATTTGCATAGTATTCAACCCCTAAGAAGCGCAATCAACCACGTGAGGCATCGAGAGTGTGGAGAAATCATAGACATTGGAAGCTTACAATttctcaaagaagaaaaagatgtccTTTCCCTCATCTCCTTCTTGATTCATAACACAAAACCTGTTGGCCATCAG GATCTGGTTGGTCTGGTTATCTCGGTTCTACTCCTAGGAGATCTAACTCTAATGTTACTCACGCTGCTCCAACTCTACTCGATATCTTTGCTGGATGTTTTTCTCGCTATGTTTATCTTACCTCTCAGCATCATTTTCACATTCCCTGCCGGGGTCAGCGCTTTGTTTAGCCACGGACCAAGGCGCTCTGCTGGTCGCACACGCGTTTATGCATTGTGGAACGTCACATCCTTGGTCAACGTC GTTGTTGCGTTTGTGTGTGGATATGTTCACTATCATGGCTCATCCTCTGGGAAAAAAATCCCGTATCTCCAGCCATGGAACATCAGCAt GGATGAGAACGAGTGGTGGATATTCCCAGTCGCTTTGTTTCTGTGCAAAGTCTTGCAATCCCAACTTGTAAACTGGCACGTTGCAAACCTCGAGATACAAGATTACTCCTTGTACAGTGATGATTCCGAGCTGTTCTGGCAGTCGTGa
- the LOC104729973 gene encoding glutamyl-tRNA(Gln) amidotransferase subunit C, chloroplastic/mitochondrial gives MATRALLAVISASPNRCFISSSRIEIQSSVSSFSSLNFQRHSRKIHRIARSYSSDKDSSVLPPPEVSRLAETARISLTPAEIEECETKIRRVIDWFGQLQQVDVNSVEPAIRADMDGGNLREDSPETFENGDSIRASIPSFEEAYLKVPKILNKE, from the exons ATGGCAACGAGAGCTTTGCTCGCCGTTATATCTGCGTCTCCGAATCGCTGCTTCATCTCATCGAGCAGGATCGAAATCCaatcttcagtttcttctttttcaagtcTAAATTTCCAAAGACACAGTAGAAAAATCCACAGAATAGCTCGAAGTTACTCGTCTGACAAGGATTCCTCCGTTCTTCCGCCGCCGGAAGTTTCCCGTCTGGCAGAGACAGCTCGAATCTCTCTAACTCCGGCAGAG ATAGAGGAATGTGAAACTAAAATTCGTCGAGTCATTGACTG GTTTGGCCAGCTTCAACAAGTTGATGTTAACAGTGTGGAACCAGCGATCAGAGCAG ATATGGATGGTGGAAATTTGCGAGAAGATTCTCCTGAAACATTTGAGAACGG GGACAGTATAAGAGCTTCCATTCCAAGCTTTGAGGAAGCATATTTAAAAGTCCCTAAAATACTTAACAAAGAGTGA